A stretch of DNA from Triticum dicoccoides isolate Atlit2015 ecotype Zavitan chromosome 2A, WEW_v2.0, whole genome shotgun sequence:
CATCATAAGCATTTCATGAATAGCACGTGTGTGAGATCTTCGGCTTAAGGTTGCCAAATTTCAAAGAAACTCTTTGCAACTCTGAACCAACTCAGCGTACGCTAGACAGCTGCTAAACATACATGGACTGGCAAATTCGCTTCTGTGCTTCCATGGACATGGGTCAGTTGTGTGCGGCGGTCATTTGCATCGTGAACAATCAAAGATCCGATGCGCTGACAAGTGCTACTGAAACCATATCCCTCGCTCGTTGAATAGCCTGAGCAAATAAAGAAGCTCGTCGTTTGACATCTTGGACGGCCTCTTCCCAGCGAGTTCGGTGGACTCTAAAGCACCGGCAATCCTTTCCTTGAAAGCCTCGACCTCTTCCGTGCTGAAACCAGCTGCTCGATCGCTGCTGTCGCCGTCTTCGTCGCTGCAGGCTTCGTCATTACCGTCGCCGTCAAGAACACCGAGGATGATGCCAGGGGCATCGCTTGTGCATCTCTCGCTTCTCTGAGACCGCTTGAGAAGATCCAGGATCTTCCTTTTCTGCTTGAAGATGGCACCGAGGGTCTTGTTCTTCTGCCCGAAGCACTCCCGCGTGAAGCCCAGCCACTCGGCGAGGTCGACCTCAGGCGGAGCCGCCCTCGGCCGGATCTCGACGAGGGAGGAGTCTACCCTGGGCATGGGAACGAAGTCCCTCTTGCTCACGTCCATGAGCAGCTTCACGTCAGCTACCATGCCAACGTTGGCCGCCAGGCGGTTATACTCCGAGTCGCCTGGTATGGCCACGAGCCGCCGCGCGAACTCCTTCTGCAGCAGGAGCGTTGCTGTCCGGAAGTGGTACGTCCCGAACAGCAGCTTCGCGATGAGCGGCGAGGAGATCCCGTAGGGGATGTTAGCCACGCAAACGTCGAACTCTGGGAATTCGGTCTCCATGGCATCCCCCTGGATCACCTGGCATGGCAATGGAGAAAGAAAATTCCATTCGTCATTTGACTTTAGGCATTTGATCGAGCAGGTGGTGGGCGCCGGCAGAGACAGACCGTGAGCTTGTGCGCCAGGTCGAGTGCCCCGAAACGGGACGTGACTGCGTCGACCATGCGCGGGTCGATCTCGACGGCGGTGACGCGGTCGACCGGGGAGGCGAGGAGGCGGGCTGTGAGGTTGCCGGTGCCGGGGCCGACCTCGAGCACGGCGTCGCCCGGACGGAGCGCGGCGTGGCGCGCGATGGCGTTGAGGACGCGTGGGTTGGTGAGCAGGTGCTGCCCCCGCGGCTTGTGTAGCCGGAAGCGCCCATCCCACGCCTCCGACGCcagtgacgacgaggaggaggacgacgaggagaaGGCGGCGAGGCGGGCTCGAGAGTTCGAGACGGCGCGGTTCATATCCGGTTTGGCTCGGTTCGCTCTAGAGTACGAAGTCGAACAACATCTCTCGGCTTTTGCCTTTTGTGTGAGAACAATTCCAATAGCCCTCATACAGAACTTTTCCCATAAAAGTGGTTAGAAAACCATCTTCAACTAGTAATGTGCATGTGCAACCAACGTTAATATTTAGAAAATATATTAATTGCACACGGATATTAGGTATGCTATTTTTTATGTGTTAATTTTATGATTAATGCAATATTCGGTATGACATTAATTGCATGTTAAACACGTTTAACGCTCGCCATTGAAGCAGTATAGGTTATTGGATTGACTTAGTTCGATGGCCTTTGGGTCTTTTCATATTAGTATAGACAGAAGATTTCTACGTAGATTAAAAGATAATTAACTTTTGCATCTTTGAAACCCCAAAACCTACACCCAACAGATAATAATGTAGATGAAAAAAAATTATATCACCTAACCCAAATTGTGTAAATGCAATACGTGAAGATGCAAATCACCTCCACGCGACGTAAGATTGGTCCCGCGCCAATCGTCAATTGCCCTTCAGTTTTTCCCCATCTgcatcttcttcctccagtcgcGCCGCCGCATGCCCGCCCATTGCATCACACCGCCATCGCCTGTGcctgttgagtatatgtgttatgtgcatattgtgtattgggctCGTTTTTTAGTTCATGTATAGTTGAGATCCATGGCCCATATTTATACATCATATATACATGCCTATGCACGAAAAGCAATACATCGTGCAAACATACATGATATTAGTTTTTAGATTTTATCCCTAGTCTTCTGTTGCcgcctcctccgcgccgccgcccataCACCCCCGCGCCGGCCGCCGCTACTTGCTCTCCCCGCCAGCCCCGCGCGTGTTGCACCTCTCTCCTTCACCCGCA
This window harbors:
- the LOC119354342 gene encoding ribosomal RNA small subunit methyltransferase, mitochondrial-like — protein: MNRAVSNSRARLAAFSSSSSSSSSLASEAWDGRFRLHKPRGQHLLTNPRVLNAIARHAALRPGDAVLEVGPGTGNLTARLLASPVDRVTAVEIDPRMVDAVTSRFGALDLAHKLTVIQGDAMETEFPEFDVCVANIPYGISSPLIAKLLFGTYHFRTATLLLQKEFARRLVAIPGDSEYNRLAANVGMVADVKLLMDVSKRDFVPMPRVDSSLVEIRPRAAPPEVDLAEWLGFTRECFGQKNKTLGAIFKQKRKILDLLKRSQRSERCTSDAPGIILGVLDGDGNDEACSDEDGDSSDRAAGFSTEEVEAFKERIAGALESTELAGKRPSKMSNDELLYLLRLFNERGIWFQ